The sequence below is a genomic window from Opitutia bacterium.
CGGTCAGAGCCGAGATTTCCGCGACCGACTTTTGCTCGAGGTCGAGCATCTGGATGACGGTGCGATCGGCGGGCGAGAGCTGGTCGAGGAGCTTTCCGACGAGTTCGCGCGCGGCCATGGAGTCGCTCGGGGTCTCGGCGGTCGTGTCGCTGAGCACGTTGTCGAGCACCTCGGCCTCGTTTTCCGACAGGTCCGCCCAGCGGAACTCCGGGCGGCGTTTCTGCGCACGGAGCTGGTCGATGCACGTCGTCACGGCAATGCGCGACACCCAGTGGGTGAACGGCACGTTGCCTTGATACTGTGCGAGGCGGGTGAACATTTTCAGGAAAACGTCCTGCGCGAGATCCTCCTCGGCGACGCGGCGCGGGAGGTGCGAGCGGACGATGCGGATGACCAGCGGGTAAAGGTGTTCGACGAGCTCGCGCGCGGCCGCCTGATCGCGCGCTCGCACGCGTTCGAGGCAACCGGCCAGATCGAACGTTTCGTCAGCCATGAGGAGCATGGGAGCGGAAAAGGCACGTCATCGGAGACGCCCCGCCCTCCCCCGCAGTTACGTTTTTACGCGTGCGCACGGCCCTCAATTTACGCCCGGTCGACCTTGCGAAACATCCACACGCCGAGGGTCTGGAACGCGATGTTCGGCACCCACATCAGCAAGTCGGGCCGAAACTGCGGCTTGTTGTCGAACCAGCCGAACACGACGGTCGCAAAGTAGTAACCCATCGCCAGCGCGACCGCCACGCCGAGGTTCGCGCTGGTCTCCTTGCGCGAGACCTTGATGCCGAGGGGAATCGCCAGCAGGGCGAACGACAGCACCGAGAACGCCATCGCACATTTCTCGTGGAAAACGATCTGCGCTTTCATGCGCTGGCGCTCGCGTTCAGCGCGTTGTTCGCGCGTGAGCGACGGATCGGGGGCGCCGAGGCGTTTCCACTCGGCGTAGAGCTGCGGGAGCGTGAGCCATTTCAGCTTCGCGGTGACGGTGCGCGAACCGGTCAGGCGCTCCAACGGCAGATAAAAGGTCGCGCGCTCCATCGCCGGGGCTCCGGCGATGCCGCTGAAATTCTCCGGATCCTTCTCGTCGCGAATTTCCACCTGCGCCCGCTGCACGGTCAGGATGAGGTTGTTGTCCTTTTCGTTGTAGGTGATGCGGCCCTCGTCGGCGCGGGCGAAGCGCTTCACGCGGCCCTGCGGGTCCACTTCCCAGAGCCAGAAATCCTTCAGCGTGTTGTCGCCCTTCTTCTCGCCGACGTAGAGCACGATGCCGGGGAAGTCGCGGATGAAGGTTTTCTGGACGATGAAATTCAGCGGGTTCTGCCGCACCGCGTCCGCGAGCATGCGCTGCTGGGTCAGCCGCGCCGTCGGCATGAATTGGAAATTCACCAGCAGATTCACCGCGACGCCGCACAGCGCGAAAAAGAAAATCGGCGCCGAAATCCCCGCCACGCTCACGCCCGACGCGCGGATCGCCGTGATCTCGCGATCCGAGGACATCCGCCCGAGCACCAGCAGCACGCCCGTCAGGATCCCCATCGGCAGTGCATAGGGCATGACAAACGGCACCAACAACCCCACCAACTCCAGCAGCGTGAACAAATCGAGCTGCCCCGCCAGCGCCGGCCCGAGCAGATCCTTCAACGCGTTCCCGATCATCAGCACGAACGCGAACACACCGACCGAGGCCAGGCACGTCAGCGCGACGTTGGCGAAGATGTGGCGGTGCAGGAGCTTCATCACAGGCGAGTTGAGAGTTGAGGGTTGAGAGTTGAGAGTTCAACCACAACGTCGCAGTTCCGCACGGCCCTTCGGTCGGCTTTGCCGCTCTCAACTCTCAACTCTCAGCTCTCAACCCTCAATTCCCCTGGCCTTCGTCCCCGCCCAACCCGCTATCTACGGCGAAACCCTCGACACGCTCACCGCCGCCCTCACGGCCGCGGGGCAGCCGGCATTTCGCGCGCGCCAGATCCTCGACTGGCTCTACAAGAAGCGGGTTCGCACTTGGGACGAGATGACGAACCTCCCGAAGGACCTGCGCACCTGGCTCGCCGCGACCTACGACATCGAGCCGACTTCATTCGTCCTCGACCGCCAGTCCGGCGACGAAACCGACAAGCTCCTCCTCGAACTCCGCGACCGCTCGCTCATCGAGACCGTCATCATCCGCGCCCCGATGACCGGCGTCGGCGTCGACCGCTCGCGCAAGACCATCTGCATTTCCACGCAGGTCGGTTGCGCGATGGGTTGCAAGTTCTGCGCCTCCGGCCTCGAAGGCCTGAAGCGCAATCTCAGCGCCGGCGAGATCGTCCACCAACTCATCCAAATCTGCCGCCAGGAGGACGCCCACACGCCACGCGCCCGCGCCGAACTCGCCTCCTTCGACAACATCGTCGTCATGGGCATGGGCGAGCCGCTCCACAACTACGACGGCATCATCCGCGCGCTCACCATCGTGAACGCCGAATGGGGCCTCGGCTTCGGCGCGCGCCGCATCACGCTCTCTACCTCTGGCCTCGTCCCGAAGATTCTCCAACTCGCCGACGAGCCCATCGGCATCCGCCTCGCCATCTCGCTCCACGGCGCCACCGACGCCGTCCGCGAGCAGATCATGCCGGTGAACAAGCGCTACCCGCTCGCCGAACTGTTGCCGGCCGTGCGCACGTTCTCGGAAAAACACGGCCGCATGGTCACGCTCGAGTTCATCCTCATCGAGGAAATCAACGACTCGCTCGAGCAGGCAGAAAAACTCCGCGACATCGCGCTCGATCTGCACGCGCACGTGAACCTCATTCCCTACAACACCGTGCAAGGCCTGCCGTGGAAACGCCCGTCGCTCACGCGCCAGGAACGCTTCGCCGACATCCTGCGCGCCGCCGATGTCTCCGTGACGCTTCGCCGCGAAAAAGGCCACGACATCGCCGCCGCCTGCGGCCAGCTCCGCCTCCAAACGGAAAAAGCCCGCGACGCCGGCGCCCCGGTCGCGTGAGGCAAGGCCGCGGACTCCGCTCCGCGCCGCCCGCCCTTCGCCTTCGGAAATCCTGTGGGAGTGACCTTGGTCGCGACACGCGACGCGCGCGGACCTTTTCCGGTGCAAAGTCGCGAGCAAGCTCGCTGCCAGGCTTGTTCACGGCGGCGGAGGCGCCCGGTCGCCTGACGCCGCCCCGTGTTCCGGCCCGCTTCTCCGGTCGTCCGGTGACGCGATCCGCTCTCGACACACATCCTCGAATCCGGATGCATTGATGCCATGTCAGCCGACCGCCCGATCTCCGACCTCTTCGCCAGCCGCAAGACTGTGCGTTCGCTCGAATTCTTCCCGCCGAAGGACGACGCGCAGATGGAGATGCTGCACAACTCCGCCAGCGCGCTACAGCGCATCGCACCCGACTTCGTGTCGATCACCTACGGCGCCGGCGGCACCACGCGCGAGCGCACGGCCCGCTCCGCCGCGCTGCTGAAAAAGGACTTCGGCTTCACCGTCATGCCGCACCTCACGTGCGTCGGCCACTCGCGCACGGAGCTGAACGACATCGCCGATCGCCTCCACGCCGACGGCTTCCGCAACATCATGACGCTCCGCGGCGACCTGCCGAAGGATCCGAACTTCCAACCCGCACCCGACGGCCTGCGCTACGCCGCCGAACTCGTCGCGCTCCTGAAGGCGCGTCACTCCGATTTCTGCCTCGGCGTCGCCGGCTATCCGGAAAAGCACCCGCAAGCCACGACCCTCGGCGCGGACCTCGACAACTTGAAACGCAAGGTCGACGCCGGCGCGGACTTCATCACCACGCAGCTCTTCTTCGACAACTCGCTCTATTACCGCTTCGTCGAGCAATGCCGCGAGCGCGACATCAACGTCCCGATCATCCCCGGCATCATGCCCGTGCTCTCGCTGAAGCAGATCAAGCGCTTCACGGAAATGTGCGGCGCGCATCTGCCGGCGAAACTCGTCACGCGTCTCGAAGCCGCGCAGGAAAACCCCGACGTCGTGGAAATCATCGGCCTCGACTGGGCCTTCACGCAGATCCGCGGCCTCCTCGCCAACGGCGCGCCGGGCTACCACCTCTACATCATGAACCGCGCGAAGAGCGCGCTCGCACTCGCCGCCGGCTTGGCCGCGTAACGAGGCTCGCGAAATGTCATCGCACCGCACTCGCGTCCTCCTCGGCCCGATTCCGGGCCGCAGCGACGGCACGGAGTTGACGAATCGCCGCGCGGCAGCTGGCACCGCGCCACCCGCGCCGATCGCCGCGCCCCCTCGGGGCGCGCCGCGATGAGCGCGCCGGTCAACGCCACCACGCAACCAACTCCCGCTTCACCGCCAGCGCCGGTCATCGCGCTTTGCTTCGGCTCCGCCTGCCACCAACGCCGCGGTTACCGCCTGCTGCCGATCTTCGAGGAACTCATCGCGCGGCACGGACTCGCCGGCCGCGTCGAATTGAAAGGCGCGTTCTGCCTCGAGAATTGCCCGCGCGGGCCATCGGTGAAGATCGGCGACCGCGTCTTCTCGGGCATCGAGGAGGCGAGCGCCGCTGAATTTTTCGCGCGCGAGATCCTCCCGCTCTGTCCCCCTGCGTGATATGGACCCTCACACCGCACTCTGGAAACAACTCTGGGATCACGACCCGAACGGCCTGCTCGTGCTCGACGAGCAGATGCAGATCGTCGTGGTGAATCCGGCGTTCTGCCGGATGTTTCGCTCGCCACCGGAGACGCTGCTCGGCCGCCCCGCTGCGTCGATCATCGACGAGCTCGACGATTTTCGCCACGCACTGGCCACCGGCCACAAGGTCATGGGGCCGAAGCGCGAATATCCGCGCCACGAACTGTTCGCGCGCGCGCTGACTTTTGCCGTGCCAGGCGAGCGGCTCGTCGCCGGCATCTTCGTCGATCTGACCGCGGAGTGGAAACAGGAGAAGGAGATCGCCGCGCTCCGCCATGAAGCGGTGCAGGAAGTGCGGCAGGTCGTCGACAAGCAGATGCGCGTCGCGCAGGAGATCGCCGGCCTGCTCGGCGAGGCCACGGCCGAGACCAAGGTCAGCCTGCTCCACTTGCTCGAGTTGCTCGGCAAGGAGAAGCACTGAGATGCCCTACTACGATACCGCCGCATCGAGCCTGAACCACCACGGCGAGGAGCTGTGCGGCGATCAGGTGAAGATCCTGCGCACGCCGGAAAAGCTGCTGATCGTTCTTTCCGACGGCCTCGGCAGCGGCGTGAAGGCGAACATCCTCGCCCGCCTCACCTCGGAGATCCTCGTCACGATGGTGCGCGCTGGCGCGCCGCTCGCGGACGTGCTCGAAACCGTCATCGGCACGCTGCCGACGTGCAAAGTCCGCGAAATCGCCTACGCCGCCTTCGTGGTGCTCGAGGTGGATCTCGCGAACGGACGGTTTCAGGTGATTAATTTCGACTGCCCGGCGCCGTTCCTCATTCGCGACGGCGAACTCGTTGAATTGCCGATGCGCACCGAGAGCATCTGCGGGCGCACGCTACACTTCTCCGCCGGCACGCTGCAACTCGGGGACTTCTTCGGCGTGATCAGCGACGGCGTCATGTATGCCGGCCTCGGCACGCTCATGAACTTCGGCTGGGGTCGCGTCCAGATCGCCGATTTCCTCGTGCGTTCCCTGCGCGAGCGCCCCGCCGCCGCGACCACCGTCGTGCGGGAAGTCATCGAAAAGACCGGCGAACTCTACGGCGGCGAACCCGGCGACGATGCCTCGCTCGTAGGCCTGCTTGTGCGCGAGCCAAGTCGCCTGATGGTGTTCACCGGCCCGCCGACCGATCCCGCGAGCGACGCGCCGGCCGTGGACCGCTTGATCGCCTTCAACGGCCGGAAAGCCGTTTGCGGCGGCACCACCGGGAACATCGTGGGCCAGCACCTCGGCCACTTGGTCCGGATCGACACGACGACGTTGCGCGAGGACGTGCCACCGATCGGCATCCTGCCGGAAATCGACCTGGTCACCGAGGGAGTCCTCACGCTCGCCAAGACTCTGCGCCTGCTCAAATCCTCCGGCGGCGATCGCCATCAACTCCCGCCTGATCGCCACGGTGCGACGCTGCTCGCGCAAGAGCTGCTGGCCGCCGACGAAATCCACATCCTCGCGGGTGAGCAGGTGAACCCTTACTATCAGAATCCGCTCCTGCCGCGAAACATCTCCATCCGTCACAACCTTGTGGAGCAAATCGTCGAGACGCTCACCGCCTGCCACAAGCACGTGACGATCGAGTGGCTGTAGTTAGTCGCCCGCACGGAATTCGCGCACCACGCGAATGGCTCCGACGATCCGCGCATTGAACTCCGCAAGTTCCTCCGCCGGCACCCACAGCTCTTGTTGGTCCGAACGACCCACGCACTTGCGCTCGAACTTCGAGCAATACGCCGCCTCCACCTCGAAAGCCGTCACGTAACCCACGTTGCCGTTTGCGCTATCGCGAGTGTTCCAGTCGCGCGCGATTTGAATCGCGTAGTCCTCCGACAAAACCGGATAGAAAATCGATTGCCACGCAAGGCGCGGTGGGAAGACCCGAAAATTCGCTGCCTGGATCAGATCGAGTTCCTTCTGACCAACTGGACGATAGAGAGTCACCGTTTCCATCGCACCCTCACCCGCCCGCGAACACGGGCCGGAAACCCGCTTCGCTCAGAATCGCCGCGATCTTCTCCCGCTGGTCGCCTTGGATCTCGATATCGCCGTCCTTCACGGTGCCGCCGCAGCCGCACGCGTTGCGCATCTTTTTCGCGAGTTGCTCCTTTTCGGGCAGGCCGATCCCGACGAATCCCGTGACGAGCGTCACCGTCTTGCCGCCTCGCCCGGCTGTCGTGCGCTTGATGTCCACGCGACCGCGGTTCGTGTTCGGTTGGGAGCGGGAGGAAACTTGGCGCGGTTGCGCAGGCGCATTCTGCGGCACTGACGGCAGTCCCGCCGTGTTGAGCGCGCCGAAGGGATTCTGCCCGAGCGATTGCCCGCCGTCCGTGGGAACTTTGCCGCCGTTGTTCATGGAAGACCGAAAATCAGTGCCGATGTCCGCCGCCGCCGCAACCTCCGGGAGGACTCGCCGGCTTCGCGAAGCCGCTCTCGCCGCCGAGCCACAGCAACGCCTTCGCGTAGCTGCGGCCTTCGAGGAAATGCACCAACTGGGGGTGCAGCTCGCCGCGATGGGCCGCGAGGAGCGCTTCTAATCGCGTCAAGGCCCCCGAAATGCCCGCGCCATCGCCGTTTTTCACTGCGGAATCGAAGTTTTCGAGCGCGTTCTTGATTTCTTGAGCGGGCATGACGCGGCGGGAGCGTGTTTAAGTTTTCGTTATGAGCAAGCCCCGGCGCATAAAACCGGATTTTTCCTCGGCGTGCCGGAGCGTAAGCGGTTGAATCGCCGCCCCTCCGGTGTTCCGTTGCACCTCCCTGCCCTCAACCGGTCCCTTTGACCGACGGCCGGGTCTCTCCCTCTTCCGCTCATGAATCCCGTTAATTTCTCCGAACGCGCGAACGTCGCCGTCGTCGAGGAACAGTATCAGCGCTGGCTCGCCAACCCCGAGTCGGTGGACGCCTCTTGGCGCGCCTTCTTTCAAGGCTTCACGCTCGGCTCCGATGGCCGCTCGCTCGCGGGCGGCGCCGCGCCCGCTCCCGCAACCGCTGCGGCCGGCTCCGACAGCTGCATCCCGAAGCAGTCCCAAGTCGACAGCCTGATCTATCACTACCGCTCGATCGGCCACATCGACGCCGACATCAACCCGCTCGCCGGCGCCCCGAAACCCTCGCCGCGCCTCGCGCTGGCCGCGTTCGGCCTCGATGAGTCCGACCTCGACCGCACGTTCGAGGCGGGCCACTACCTCGGCGGCGGCCAGAGGAAGCTGCGCGACATCCTCGCGTCGCTCCGCGAAACCTACTGCGGCAAGGTCGGCGTCGAATACGTCCACATCCAGGACACCGAAGTGCGCCGCTGGCTGCAGGACCGCATCGAGCCCACGAAGCTCAAGCCCACCTTCAACAAGCAGCAAAAGGTCCGCATCCTCCGCCGCGTTCACAAGGCCGAGCTGTTCGAAAAATTCCTCCACACGAAATATGTCGGCCAGAAGCGCTTCTCGCTCGAAGGCGGCGAGACGGTCATCGCGGCGCTCGACGCCGTCATCGACGCCTGCCCCGAGCTCGGCGTGAAGGAAATCGTCATGGGCATGGCCCACCGCGGCCGCCTCAACGTCCTCTGCTCCACGCTGCGCAAATCCTTCGACGAGCTGTTCGAGAAGTTTTCCGAGAACTACATCCCCGACACCGTCGCGGGCGACGGCGACGTGAAGTATCACCTCGGCTACGAGGCGATCCTCACCACCACTTCGGGCAAAAAAGTCGAGGTCCTCCTCGCTCCCAACCCGTCGCACCTCGAGATCGTTAACCCGGTCGTCGAGGGCAAGGCCCGCGCGCGCCAGCGCATCCGCAACGACATGGAGTCGCGCACCAGCGTCATGCCGCTGCTCATCCACGGCGACGCCGCCGTCGCCGGCCAGGGCATCGTCGCCGAGACGCTCAATTTCTCGCAGCTCCCCGGCTACACCACCGGCGGCACACTGCACTTCGTCATCAACAACCAGATCGGCTTCACCACCGATCCCAGCGACTCGCGCTCGACGAATTACTGCACCGACGTCGCGAAGATGATCGAAGCCCCGATCTTCCACGTGAACGGCGACGATCCCGAAGCCGTCTGCGCCGTGGCCCAACTCGCGCTCGAGTTCCGCGTGAAGTGGAAGCGCGACGTGTTCATCGACATGTATTGCTACCGCAAGCACGGCCACAACGAGACCGACGAGCCGTCCTTCACGCAGCCGAAGCTCTACCAAACCATCGCCGCGCATCCGCTCGTCTCCGCGATCTACACGCAGCAGCTCGTCAACGAAGGCAGCGTGACCACCGTCGAGGGCGACAAGATCAAAGCCGAATACACCGCCGCCCTCGAGGAGCACCTCGAGAAAGCCAAGGCCCGCGAAGCCTCGCGCGCCGCCAAGCGCAAGGAAGACCCGAACGCGGTCTTCAAGGGCTCCACCGCGGAATTCCAGCCCGGATATTCGTTCGCGAAGGTCGAGACCAAGGTCAGCGCCAAGCTCGTCGACCAAGTCTTCGCCGGCCTCACGCGCATCCCGGACGGCTTTAAGATTCACCCGAAGATCAAGCGCTTCGTCGACGCTCGCGCCGAGGCCCACAAGAACGGCGGCCCGTTCGACTGGGGCATGGGCGAAGCGCTGGCGTTCGGCACTCTGATGCTTGAAGGCACCCCGATCCGCCTCAGCGGCCAGGATTGCGAGCGCGGCACGTTCAGCCATCGCCACGCCGTGTGGAGCGACATCGAGAGCGGCACCAAATACTCGCCGC
It includes:
- a CDS encoding sigma-70 family RNA polymerase sigma factor, with the translated sequence MADETFDLAGCLERVRARDQAAARELVEHLYPLVIRIVRSHLPRRVAEEDLAQDVFLKMFTRLAQYQGNVPFTHWVSRIAVTTCIDQLRAQKRRPEFRWADLSENEAEVLDNVLSDTTAETPSDSMAARELVGKLLDQLSPADRTVIQMLDLEQKSVAEISALTGWGQSMIKVRAFRARRKLQKLFQELRNQEKS
- a CDS encoding LptF/LptG family permease codes for the protein MKLLHRHIFANVALTCLASVGVFAFVLMIGNALKDLLGPALAGQLDLFTLLELVGLLVPFVMPYALPMGILTGVLLVLGRMSSDREITAIRASGVSVAGISAPIFFFALCGVAVNLLVNFQFMPTARLTQQRMLADAVRQNPLNFIVQKTFIRDFPGIVLYVGEKKGDNTLKDFWLWEVDPQGRVKRFARADEGRITYNEKDNNLILTVQRAQVEIRDEKDPENFSGIAGAPAMERATFYLPLERLTGSRTVTAKLKWLTLPQLYAEWKRLGAPDPSLTREQRAERERQRMKAQIVFHEKCAMAFSVLSFALLAIPLGIKVSRKETSANLGVAVALAMGYYFATVVFGWFDNKPQFRPDLLMWVPNIAFQTLGVWMFRKVDRA
- the rlmN gene encoding 23S rRNA (adenine(2503)-C(2))-methyltransferase RlmN yields the protein MAFVPAQPAIYGETLDTLTAALTAAGQPAFRARQILDWLYKKRVRTWDEMTNLPKDLRTWLAATYDIEPTSFVLDRQSGDETDKLLLELRDRSLIETVIIRAPMTGVGVDRSRKTICISTQVGCAMGCKFCASGLEGLKRNLSAGEIVHQLIQICRQEDAHTPRARAELASFDNIVVMGMGEPLHNYDGIIRALTIVNAEWGLGFGARRITLSTSGLVPKILQLADEPIGIRLAISLHGATDAVREQIMPVNKRYPLAELLPAVRTFSEKHGRMVTLEFILIEEINDSLEQAEKLRDIALDLHAHVNLIPYNTVQGLPWKRPSLTRQERFADILRAADVSVTLRREKGHDIAAACGQLRLQTEKARDAGAPVA
- the metF gene encoding methylenetetrahydrofolate reductase [NAD(P)H], which codes for MSADRPISDLFASRKTVRSLEFFPPKDDAQMEMLHNSASALQRIAPDFVSITYGAGGTTRERTARSAALLKKDFGFTVMPHLTCVGHSRTELNDIADRLHADGFRNIMTLRGDLPKDPNFQPAPDGLRYAAELVALLKARHSDFCLGVAGYPEKHPQATTLGADLDNLKRKVDAGADFITTQLFFDNSLYYRFVEQCRERDINVPIIPGIMPVLSLKQIKRFTEMCGAHLPAKLVTRLEAAQENPDVVEIIGLDWAFTQIRGLLANGAPGYHLYIMNRAKSALALAAGLAA
- a CDS encoding (2Fe-2S) ferredoxin domain-containing protein, which encodes MSAPVNATTQPTPASPPAPVIALCFGSACHQRRGYRLLPIFEELIARHGLAGRVELKGAFCLENCPRGPSVKIGDRVFSGIEEASAAEFFAREILPLCPPA
- a CDS encoding PAS domain-containing protein, with the protein product MDPHTALWKQLWDHDPNGLLVLDEQMQIVVVNPAFCRMFRSPPETLLGRPAASIIDELDDFRHALATGHKVMGPKREYPRHELFARALTFAVPGERLVAGIFVDLTAEWKQEKEIAALRHEAVQEVRQVVDKQMRVAQEIAGLLGEATAETKVSLLHLLELLGKEKH
- a CDS encoding SpoIIE family protein phosphatase; protein product: MPYYDTAASSLNHHGEELCGDQVKILRTPEKLLIVLSDGLGSGVKANILARLTSEILVTMVRAGAPLADVLETVIGTLPTCKVREIAYAAFVVLEVDLANGRFQVINFDCPAPFLIRDGELVELPMRTESICGRTLHFSAGTLQLGDFFGVISDGVMYAGLGTLMNFGWGRVQIADFLVRSLRERPAAATTVVREVIEKTGELYGGEPGDDASLVGLLVREPSRLMVFTGPPTDPASDAPAVDRLIAFNGRKAVCGGTTGNIVGQHLGHLVRIDTTTLREDVPPIGILPEIDLVTEGVLTLAKTLRLLKSSGGDRHQLPPDRHGATLLAQELLAADEIHILAGEQVNPYYQNPLLPRNISIRHNLVEQIVETLTACHKHVTIEWL
- a CDS encoding translation initiation factor; translation: MNNGGKVPTDGGQSLGQNPFGALNTAGLPSVPQNAPAQPRQVSSRSQPNTNRGRVDIKRTTAGRGGKTVTLVTGFVGIGLPEKEQLAKKMRNACGCGGTVKDGDIEIQGDQREKIAAILSEAGFRPVFAGG
- a CDS encoding 2-oxoglutarate dehydrogenase E1 component; its protein translation is MNPVNFSERANVAVVEEQYQRWLANPESVDASWRAFFQGFTLGSDGRSLAGGAAPAPATAAAGSDSCIPKQSQVDSLIYHYRSIGHIDADINPLAGAPKPSPRLALAAFGLDESDLDRTFEAGHYLGGGQRKLRDILASLRETYCGKVGVEYVHIQDTEVRRWLQDRIEPTKLKPTFNKQQKVRILRRVHKAELFEKFLHTKYVGQKRFSLEGGETVIAALDAVIDACPELGVKEIVMGMAHRGRLNVLCSTLRKSFDELFEKFSENYIPDTVAGDGDVKYHLGYEAILTTTSGKKVEVLLAPNPSHLEIVNPVVEGKARARQRIRNDMESRTSVMPLLIHGDAAVAGQGIVAETLNFSQLPGYTTGGTLHFVINNQIGFTTDPSDSRSTNYCTDVAKMIEAPIFHVNGDDPEAVCAVAQLALEFRVKWKRDVFIDMYCYRKHGHNETDEPSFTQPKLYQTIAAHPLVSAIYTQQLVNEGSVTTVEGDKIKAEYTAALEEHLEKAKAREASRAAKRKEDPNAVFKGSTAEFQPGYSFAKVETKVSAKLVDQVFAGLTRIPDGFKIHPKIKRFVDARAEAHKNGGPFDWGMGEALAFGTLMLEGTPIRLSGQDCERGTFSHRHAVWSDIESGTKYSPLKNLDPKQGRFCVYNSLLSENAVLGFDYGYSLDYPEMLCLWEAQFGDFANGAQVVIDQFLVSGESKWQRNSGIVLLLPHGYEGQGPEHSSARLERFLQACAEDNIQVANCTTPAQFFHLLRRQMRRDFLKPLIVMSPKSLLRHPAAVSQLDDFTKGAFEEIIDDNAAKADRVILCSGKVYYDLVDYRVKNNLANTAIVRVEQLYPLHTKRLAELAKKYANAKLVWCQEEPENMGAARWIAPQLETIFGRKVAYAGRPAAASPAVGMLAKHRTQLAAFLKDAFTL